The following proteins are encoded in a genomic region of Myxococcales bacterium:
- a CDS encoding Zn-ribbon domain-containing OB-fold protein: MSEANENCWVVEGKLALPYQYFAGAVGSRFLIALRDEKKILGQRCPKCNKVTIPPRATCERCFTDISENWVELSPVGEIAGFTVVHHQESHYPLPTPFVLALIKLEGADTPFVHLVAELPPEAVKIGLKVKAVFAEERIGSLLDIRHFAPV; encoded by the coding sequence ATGAGCGAAGCCAACGAAAATTGCTGGGTTGTCGAAGGCAAACTGGCTTTACCCTATCAATATTTCGCCGGCGCCGTGGGCAGCCGCTTTCTCATCGCCCTGCGCGACGAGAAAAAAATCCTCGGCCAACGGTGTCCGAAGTGCAACAAAGTGACCATTCCACCGCGCGCCACGTGCGAGCGCTGCTTTACCGACATCTCCGAAAACTGGGTGGAACTCAGCCCGGTCGGCGAAATCGCCGGCTTCACGGTGGTGCACCATCAGGAGTCGCACTATCCGCTGCCGACGCCGTTCGTGCTGGCGCTGATCAAGCTGGAGGGCGCGGATACCCCCTTCGTGCACCTGGTGGCCGAGCTGCCGCCGGAGGCGGTGAAAATCGGCCTGAAGGTCAAGGCGGTTTTCGCGGAAGAGCGGATCGGTTCGTTGCTCGATATCCGCCATTTTGCCCCGGTTTGA
- a CDS encoding GMC family oxidoreductase, whose amino-acid sequence MEEVFDFIVIGSGFGGSVSALRLAEKGYRVCVLEAGKRWRPEDFPKTNWDVKRFLWAPAFGCHGIQRIWLLKDFMGLGGAGVGGGSLNYANVLMEPLPPFFRDPQWVDLDPDWQKTLEPHYRMAKKMLGVAQFPKESEADKVLKEYAADIGRSDHFTPTQVGVFFGDPNVTVPDPYFDGQGPARTGCDFTGGCMIGCRAGGKNTLDKNYLYLAEKLGVQIVPETLVTAIRPDGDQGYFIESRRATAAFARDQKVWRAKQVVVSAGTLSTLKLLLHCKEMGYLPKISDRLGYKFRTNSEVLTGMRALDKNKKFCDGVAITSYLNVNDSTSIEVTRYPEGSDVMGFLAQPLTDSGTKWTRPLKFFWTCLTHPTHFLRSLWVPGWAKSTIILLVMQVFDNGLRIRLKRSWLMPWRKHLASETPEGGIPTYIPEANHAARAVAKKIGGIPQGAVSEVLLNRPLSAHMLGGCPIASGPEHGVVDKFGHVFGYRGLYVVDGSNMPANLGVNPSLTITAIAEHMMSAVPPKGTGAVS is encoded by the coding sequence ATGGAAGAGGTATTTGACTTTATCGTGATCGGTTCCGGCTTCGGCGGCAGCGTCAGCGCGCTTCGGTTGGCGGAAAAAGGCTACCGCGTCTGCGTCCTGGAAGCCGGGAAACGATGGCGACCGGAGGATTTCCCCAAGACCAACTGGGACGTGAAGCGCTTTCTCTGGGCGCCGGCGTTCGGCTGCCACGGCATCCAACGCATCTGGCTGCTGAAGGATTTCATGGGCCTGGGTGGTGCCGGCGTCGGCGGCGGCAGCCTGAATTACGCCAACGTGCTCATGGAACCGTTGCCGCCGTTCTTCCGCGATCCGCAATGGGTGGACCTGGACCCGGATTGGCAGAAGACCCTGGAACCGCACTACCGGATGGCGAAAAAAATGCTGGGCGTCGCCCAGTTCCCCAAGGAATCCGAAGCCGACAAGGTGTTGAAGGAATACGCCGCCGACATCGGCCGTAGCGACCACTTCACCCCCACGCAAGTCGGCGTCTTTTTCGGCGACCCGAACGTCACCGTTCCCGATCCGTACTTCGACGGCCAGGGCCCCGCGCGGACGGGTTGCGACTTCACCGGCGGCTGCATGATCGGCTGCCGGGCCGGCGGCAAGAACACCCTCGATAAGAATTACCTCTACCTCGCCGAAAAACTGGGCGTGCAAATCGTTCCCGAAACCTTGGTCACCGCGATCCGTCCCGACGGCGACCAGGGCTACTTCATCGAATCGCGCCGCGCCACCGCCGCGTTCGCCCGCGATCAAAAAGTCTGGCGGGCGAAGCAGGTCGTCGTCAGCGCCGGCACCCTCAGCACGCTGAAACTGCTGTTGCATTGCAAGGAAATGGGCTACCTGCCGAAGATCTCCGACCGCCTCGGCTACAAGTTCCGCACCAACTCCGAGGTGCTGACCGGTATGCGCGCACTCGACAAGAACAAAAAATTCTGCGACGGCGTGGCGATCACCTCGTACCTGAACGTCAACGATTCGACCAGCATCGAGGTCACGCGCTACCCCGAGGGCTCCGACGTGATGGGCTTCCTGGCGCAACCGCTGACCGACAGCGGCACCAAATGGACCCGGCCGCTGAAATTTTTCTGGACCTGCCTGACCCACCCGACGCATTTCCTGCGCAGCCTCTGGGTGCCCGGCTGGGCGAAATCGACGATCATCCTGCTGGTGATGCAGGTTTTCGATAACGGCTTGCGCATCCGGCTGAAGCGGAGCTGGCTGATGCCCTGGCGCAAGCACTTGGCGTCGGAAACGCCGGAAGGCGGCATCCCGACCTACATCCCTGAAGCCAACCACGCCGCGCGCGCCGTAGCCAAAAAAATCGGCGGCATTCCCCAGGGCGCGGTGTCCGAGGTGCTGCTCAATCGGCCGCTGTCGGCGCACATGCTCGGCGGCTGCCCCATCGCCTCCGGGCCGGAACACGGGGTGGTCGACAAATTCGGCCACGTCTTCGGCTACCGGGGCCTTTATGTCGTCGACGGCTCCAACATGCCGGCCAACCTCGGCGTCAACCCGTCGTTGACCATCACGGCCATCGCCGAACACATGATGTCGGCCGTGCCGCCGAAGGGGACCGGCGCCGTTTCCTGA
- a CDS encoding OsmC family protein, with amino-acid sequence MPTELTIQAIHQGGMHFIAGDGDHAVSMDYPLKPGEKGAGLTPLRMLLSSLAVCGGSAVGLLLQRMHQPLTGLTVNARGLRRDEHPTVLTEISLEFVIKGAVDPAVLAKVLNQCEQQLCPVWHMLKAGTPITYCFRVVND; translated from the coding sequence ATGCCCACCGAACTCACCATTCAAGCGATTCATCAGGGCGGGATGCATTTCATCGCCGGCGACGGCGACCATGCGGTCAGCATGGATTACCCGCTGAAGCCCGGCGAAAAAGGCGCGGGCCTGACGCCCCTGCGTATGCTGCTGTCGAGTCTGGCCGTCTGCGGCGGCAGCGCGGTCGGGCTGCTTTTGCAACGGATGCACCAGCCGCTGACTGGCCTGACGGTCAATGCGCGCGGCTTGCGGCGCGACGAACACCCGACGGTGCTGACCGAAATCTCGCTGGAATTCGTGATCAAGGGCGCGGTGGACCCTGCCGTGCTTGCCAAGGTGCTGAACCAATGCGAACAGCAACTGTGCCCGGTTTGGCACATGCTCAAGGCCGGCACGCCGATCACTTACTGCTTTCGCGTCGTCAACGACTAA
- a CDS encoding GyrI-like domain-containing protein: MAIHCQIEDMPFRYAMVIKAQAKMMQMPKLIGQAFQRIAEYLQAQGVEMKQAPFTKYHGFSWDDVGKQNPLKMLWRVFTYTWHFEIGFPLEAPLAAPAGMECAEYPFDRVVACLHEGPYQKIGATYKAFYNRMLAEQMRPLDFSFEIYLNDPRTTPPKELQTKIMVPLAEA; this comes from the coding sequence ATGGCGATTCATTGCCAAATCGAGGACATGCCGTTTCGTTATGCAATGGTCATCAAGGCGCAAGCGAAGATGATGCAAATGCCCAAGTTGATCGGCCAGGCTTTTCAGCGAATCGCCGAGTACCTGCAAGCCCAGGGCGTGGAGATGAAGCAGGCGCCGTTCACCAAATATCACGGTTTTTCGTGGGACGATGTCGGCAAACAGAACCCGCTCAAGATGCTGTGGCGTGTCTTTACCTACACCTGGCATTTCGAGATCGGCTTCCCATTGGAAGCGCCGCTGGCCGCGCCGGCCGGAATGGAATGCGCGGAATATCCGTTCGATCGGGTCGTCGCCTGCCTGCACGAGGGCCCGTATCAGAAAATCGGCGCGACGTACAAGGCATTCTACAACCGCATGCTCGCCGAGCAGATGCGACCGCTGGATTTCTCCTTCGAGATCTATCTGAACGATCCGCGGACGACGCCGCCGAAAGAGCTGCAAACGAAAATCATGGTGCCGTTGGCCGAGGCGTAG
- a CDS encoding HD domain-containing protein has product MRFDPFRVSLFDLLAPLAKTVDLMSAEVAQHHERVAYLCLRLAQELNWSEARKCEAVTAALLHDIGAFSILDRLALLRFEEEDTERHCIAGALLLADFPPLANAATIVRHHHANWRNGPEPGGDPTVPPASYLIYLADRAAVLLDPQKPVLAQAAAIAARIREGRGTRFAPEMADAFASLARRDYFWLEAATFSLEQLLKRDCSGQDVSLGLDELLAFAKLLCRIIDFKSEFTATHSSGVAAVAVALGLAVGFSDAESKQLQVAAFLHDLGKLAVPAEILEKAGRLTDEERFVMRTHVFHTYRILDPIPMLRQISDWGSLHQERLNGSGYPFGRQAADIPLGARILAVADVFTALAENRPYRIAMSLEEVTAVLREMAAENELDESLVERLLADLPVYDRAREAAQRLASQEYQSFHLAL; this is encoded by the coding sequence ATGCGGTTCGATCCGTTTCGCGTCAGTCTATTCGATTTGCTGGCGCCTTTGGCGAAAACCGTGGATTTGATGTCCGCGGAAGTAGCGCAACATCACGAACGCGTCGCCTATCTTTGCCTGCGCCTGGCGCAGGAATTGAATTGGTCCGAGGCCCGCAAATGCGAGGCGGTCACCGCGGCCTTGCTGCATGACATCGGCGCGTTTTCCATTCTCGATCGCCTGGCGCTGTTGCGGTTCGAGGAAGAGGATACCGAACGCCACTGCATCGCCGGCGCGCTGCTGCTGGCCGATTTCCCACCCTTGGCAAACGCCGCGACGATCGTTCGGCATCATCATGCCAATTGGCGCAACGGCCCAGAACCGGGCGGCGACCCCACGGTTCCTCCGGCCAGTTACCTCATTTATTTGGCGGACCGGGCGGCCGTATTGCTGGACCCGCAAAAGCCGGTGTTGGCCCAGGCGGCGGCGATCGCGGCGCGAATCCGCGAAGGGCGCGGCACCCGCTTCGCGCCGGAGATGGCGGACGCCTTCGCCTCGCTGGCCCGCCGCGATTATTTCTGGCTGGAAGCGGCGACCTTTTCGCTCGAACAATTGCTGAAGCGCGATTGTTCCGGCCAGGACGTGTCCCTGGGTCTGGACGAACTGCTGGCGTTCGCCAAGCTGCTCTGCCGAATCATCGATTTTAAAAGCGAATTCACGGCGACGCACTCGAGCGGCGTCGCGGCGGTCGCCGTGGCATTGGGGCTCGCGGTCGGTTTTTCCGACGCCGAAAGCAAGCAACTGCAAGTCGCGGCGTTTCTGCACGATCTGGGAAAACTGGCGGTTCCCGCCGAAATTCTGGAGAAAGCCGGCCGATTGACCGACGAAGAACGCTTCGTCATGCGCACGCACGTCTTTCACACCTACCGGATTCTCGATCCGATTCCCATGCTACGGCAGATCAGCGATTGGGGCTCGCTGCACCAGGAGCGGCTCAACGGCAGCGGTTATCCGTTTGGGCGTCAGGCGGCGGACATTCCGCTGGGCGCGCGAATTCTGGCCGTCGCCGATGTCTTTACCGCGCTCGCCGAAAACCGGCCGTATCGCATCGCCATGTCGTTGGAGGAAGTCACCGCCGTCCTGCGCGAAATGGCGGCCGAAAACGAATTGGACGAAAGCCTGGTCGAGCGACTACTGGCCGATCTTCCCGTCTACGATCGCGCGCGCGAGGCGGCGCAACGTCTGGCGAGCCAGGAGTATCAATCCTTCCATCTGGCGTTATAA
- a CDS encoding class I SAM-dependent methyltransferase codes for MKDRRFYTEANREAWNRAVRVMRPQRGESLERDLARPDFSALDRELAAQLAAIGLAGKAVAHFCCHNGIELISILRQGAARGVGFDIADEAVAEARKLAALAGVAAEFERTDVYDIAATHDGRFDLVLFTIGGLCWLPDLPGVFRIAARLLRPGGDLVISDLHPFTMMLPVPGEEAFHDPYRVEYSYFTGEPAVSCDGIDYVGHTKYDSTAKYDFPQKLSDVVNALLGAGFSLLSLTEYPHDIANLFGHLEKDGKVPLCYLLRARRAGIDRGI; via the coding sequence GTGAAGGACCGCCGTTTTTATACCGAAGCCAATCGCGAGGCCTGGAACCGGGCCGTACGCGTGATGCGACCGCAACGCGGCGAAAGCCTGGAGCGCGATCTCGCCCGGCCGGATTTTTCGGCGCTGGATCGGGAACTGGCCGCCCAACTGGCCGCGATCGGGTTGGCCGGCAAAGCGGTCGCCCACTTCTGCTGCCACAACGGCATCGAACTGATCTCGATTCTGCGGCAGGGCGCCGCGCGCGGCGTCGGTTTCGATATCGCCGACGAGGCCGTCGCCGAGGCCAGGAAACTGGCCGCACTGGCCGGCGTTGCCGCCGAATTCGAACGGACCGACGTGTACGACATCGCGGCGACGCACGACGGGCGGTTCGACCTGGTATTGTTCACAATCGGCGGTCTGTGCTGGCTGCCCGATTTACCGGGCGTTTTTCGCATCGCCGCGCGGTTGCTGCGGCCCGGCGGCGATCTGGTCATCAGCGACCTGCATCCGTTCACGATGATGCTGCCCGTTCCCGGCGAGGAGGCATTTCACGATCCCTACCGCGTCGAGTATTCCTATTTCACCGGCGAACCGGCCGTGAGCTGCGACGGCATCGACTACGTCGGCCATACGAAATACGACTCCACCGCGAAGTACGATTTTCCCCAGAAGCTGTCGGACGTCGTCAACGCGTTGCTTGGTGCGGGATTCTCGCTGCTTTCGCTGACGGAGTATCCCCACGACATCGCCAATCTGTTCGGGCACCTGGAAAAAGACGGCAAAGTGCCGCTTTGTTACTTGTTGCGGGCCCGTCGTGCAGGGATCGATCGCGGTATTTAG
- a CDS encoding creatininase family protein: protein MANEDRQPPKFIQFERARPHEVRAMIDRTPIAYVPFGALEWHGEHAALGLDGIKAEAICRAAAKISGGVLFPPVYWGAFHTLSFPFTFCYSKRAMKKLVRRTLNSLADWGFRSIILLTGHYPAAQITLLRAECRRLSRARGIGALGIPEQALALDLGYLGDHAAKWETSLLMAIDPTLVDLSRLPDDTGSLRQRGIEQGIMGICPKNTATADLGRQVLDTVASRLAATGTRMLTEGERPAEEIYRAHLAAFRRPLAAARRAFGVESSWEAVRFVLGSIWRQKHL, encoded by the coding sequence ATGGCGAACGAGGATCGGCAGCCGCCAAAATTCATTCAATTCGAACGCGCCCGGCCGCATGAAGTGCGCGCAATGATCGACCGAACCCCAATCGCCTATGTTCCGTTCGGGGCGCTGGAATGGCACGGCGAGCACGCGGCGCTCGGCTTGGACGGCATCAAGGCCGAGGCGATCTGTCGCGCCGCGGCAAAGATCAGCGGCGGCGTGTTATTTCCGCCGGTTTATTGGGGCGCTTTTCACACCCTGTCTTTTCCCTTCACCTTTTGTTATTCCAAACGCGCCATGAAGAAACTGGTGCGGCGCACCTTGAACTCGTTGGCCGATTGGGGGTTTCGCTCGATCATTCTTCTGACGGGGCACTACCCGGCGGCGCAAATTACGCTGCTTCGCGCGGAATGCCGGCGGTTGAGCCGCGCGCGCGGCATCGGCGCGCTGGGCATTCCCGAACAAGCGCTCGCCCTGGACCTGGGATATCTCGGCGACCATGCCGCCAAGTGGGAAACCTCCCTCCTCATGGCCATCGATCCGACATTGGTGGATTTATCGCGGTTGCCCGACGATACCGGATCGTTGCGCCAGCGCGGCATCGAACAGGGGATCATGGGAATCTGCCCGAAAAATACGGCGACGGCCGACTTGGGCCGGCAGGTGCTGGACACCGTGGCTTCGCGCCTGGCCGCAACCGGAACGCGGATGCTGACCGAGGGTGAGCGACCGGCGGAAGAAATCTATCGCGCCCACCTGGCGGCGTTTCGCCGCCCGCTGGCCGCCGCGCGCCGGGCCTTCGGCGTGGAATCATCCTGGGAAGCCGTCCGATTCGTGCTCGGCAGCATCTGGCGGCAAAAACATTTGTAA
- a CDS encoding class I SAM-dependent methyltransferase → MYETDLARIHHEGFGDVARAAAAVLLAHLQGAGMNDGTVVDLGCGSGISAKILSEAGYDVLGIDLSAAMLEIAAAQAPLARFIRASILDTELPAAVAVTAIGEIFNYRFDDRAGPTAFTRTARRIFQALKPGGIFLFDVATPGRVVPNPREQFRETPDWSIYFRVAEDPATKTLTRDIVVFQRLDEFYRRSAERHELTLFSPVEIEAILHQVGFHSMMLTAYNDLTLGNGWIGFLARKPAR, encoded by the coding sequence ATGTACGAAACGGATCTGGCTCGCATTCACCACGAAGGATTCGGCGATGTCGCGCGCGCGGCGGCCGCCGTCTTGCTGGCTCATCTGCAAGGCGCCGGAATGAATGATGGAACCGTGGTCGATCTCGGTTGCGGCAGCGGAATTTCCGCGAAAATCCTGTCGGAAGCCGGCTACGATGTCCTCGGCATCGATTTGTCCGCCGCGATGCTGGAAATCGCCGCCGCCCAGGCGCCGCTGGCACGGTTTATCCGAGCGTCGATTCTGGACACGGAACTGCCGGCCGCCGTCGCCGTCACCGCAATCGGTGAAATTTTCAATTACCGGTTCGACGACCGGGCCGGTCCGACGGCGTTTACCCGCACCGCGCGACGGATTTTTCAAGCCTTGAAACCGGGCGGCATTTTCCTGTTTGACGTGGCGACACCCGGCCGCGTCGTGCCCAATCCGCGCGAACAATTCCGGGAGACGCCCGATTGGTCGATTTATTTCCGGGTCGCGGAGGACCCGGCGACCAAAACCCTGACGCGCGATATTGTGGTTTTTCAACGGTTGGATGAATTCTATCGCCGCAGCGCGGAACGCCACGAACTGACGCTCTTCTCACCCGTCGAAATCGAAGCGATTCTTCATCAAGTCGGCTTCCACTCGATGATGCTGACCGCTTACAACGATTTGACGCTCGGCAACGGGTGGATCGGTTTTCTGGCGAGGAAACCGGCGCGTTGA
- the ygiD gene encoding 4,5-DOPA dioxygenase extradiol, protein MNPGARSPVRQPVLFFGHGSPMNAIEDNPWSRGFRAIGSSLSRPRAILSVSAHWYLPGVFLTGDEMPRTIHDFGGFPRELFQLSYPAPGSMELATRVAELLAADEAEVTLDWGLDHGTWTVLRYLFPKADVPVVQLSIDSRLPPAAHLALGKKLAPLRADGVLVMGSGNVVHNLGYALRADLRGDRSTPTWAAWFDDEVKKAVAQGDGDRLAHLVDSEDGRLSHPTLDHYLPLLYAVGAAGESEQISFPIEGFDLGSLSMRSIHFS, encoded by the coding sequence ATGAACCCTGGGGCTCGATCACCGGTTCGCCAACCGGTTCTATTTTTCGGCCATGGCTCGCCGATGAACGCCATTGAGGACAATCCATGGAGCCGTGGATTTCGCGCCATCGGTTCGTCATTGTCGCGGCCACGGGCCATTCTTTCCGTGTCCGCCCATTGGTATCTGCCGGGTGTTTTTCTGACGGGCGATGAAATGCCGCGGACAATTCATGATTTCGGCGGTTTTCCGCGCGAGTTGTTCCAGTTGTCGTATCCGGCCCCCGGCTCGATGGAATTGGCGACTCGGGTCGCCGAATTGTTGGCCGCCGATGAAGCCGAGGTGACGCTGGACTGGGGGCTCGATCATGGTACCTGGACCGTGCTTCGTTATCTGTTCCCAAAAGCCGATGTTCCGGTAGTGCAACTCAGCATCGATTCGCGGCTGCCGCCCGCGGCTCATCTGGCATTGGGCAAAAAACTGGCGCCGCTACGCGCGGACGGCGTGTTGGTGATGGGCAGCGGCAATGTCGTGCACAATCTCGGATATGCCTTACGCGCCGATCTGCGGGGCGATCGATCGACCCCGACCTGGGCGGCGTGGTTTGACGACGAAGTAAAAAAAGCGGTGGCGCAAGGCGATGGCGACCGGTTGGCGCATCTGGTGGATAGCGAAGACGGTCGATTGTCACACCCGACGCTCGATCATTACCTGCCGCTGCTTTATGCCGTTGGCGCGGCCGGTGAAAGCGAGCAAATCAGTTTTCCAATCGAAGGCTTCGATTTGGGTTCGTTGTCGATGCGGTCGATTCATTTTTCCTGA
- a CDS encoding c-type cytochrome — protein sequence MNTRRRKVVSLGSLILVLLAGISLLAAAKPPAANVARGAYLVKSGGCGDCHTPFKMGPNGPVPDLALNLAGHPANLVMPPVPKLPEGPWMTVVSATNTAWAGPWGVSFTANLTLDKDTGMGAWTEKNFLDTIREGRVMGKGRPLLPPMPVVPMQNLTDSDLKAIFAYLKTIPAIGNRVPEPVSPKGMEEK from the coding sequence ATGAATACAAGACGGCGAAAAGTGGTTTCGTTGGGAAGCCTGATCCTGGTCCTGCTGGCCGGCATTTCGTTGCTGGCCGCGGCCAAACCCCCGGCGGCAAACGTCGCGCGCGGCGCCTATCTCGTGAAAAGCGGCGGCTGCGGCGATTGCCACACTCCCTTCAAAATGGGGCCGAACGGCCCGGTGCCGGACCTGGCGCTCAATCTGGCGGGCCACCCGGCGAATCTGGTCATGCCGCCGGTGCCGAAACTTCCGGAAGGACCGTGGATGACCGTCGTTTCGGCCACCAACACCGCTTGGGCCGGTCCGTGGGGCGTCAGTTTCACCGCCAACCTGACCCTCGACAAGGATACCGGCATGGGCGCTTGGACCGAAAAGAATTTTCTCGACACGATTCGCGAGGGTCGAGTGATGGGTAAAGGGAGGCCTCTGTTGCCGCCGATGCCCGTCGTGCCCATGCAGAATCTGACCGACAGCGATCTGAAAGCGATTTTCGCCTACCTGAAAACGATTCCGGCCATCGGCAATCGTGTGCCGGAACCCGTTTCCCCAAAGGGAATGGAAGAAAAATAA
- a CDS encoding class I SAM-dependent methyltransferase — protein MSNLVKSINFDRVAHWYDAYVTADFDLPFWAAEARRHPEPRLELMCGTGRISLAILQSGLSLACADYSAPMLAVLSHKLRQRNLTAPVIEADARSLNLNEKYAWIFIGFHSFAEISDAEAQAATLHGIARHLLPGGVFTLSLQNPIVRGPQLDGRWKELGVFQLAGENKVRVSGAWKFDSPTGLVTGAQHYQEILPNGGIVAEQEIPIHFRLLGAGDFERMAAAAGFRVLDRWGDYNRSPFDERQSPFMIYNLSLSPRT, from the coding sequence ATGTCGAATCTCGTCAAATCCATTAATTTCGACCGGGTCGCCCACTGGTACGATGCGTATGTGACCGCCGATTTCGATCTGCCGTTCTGGGCCGCGGAAGCGCGCCGTCATCCGGAACCGCGCCTCGAGCTGATGTGCGGGACCGGCCGGATCTCCCTCGCCATCCTGCAATCCGGCCTTTCGCTGGCCTGCGCGGACTATTCCGCACCGATGCTGGCGGTGCTTTCACATAAATTGCGACAACGCAACCTGACCGCGCCGGTGATCGAAGCCGACGCGCGGTCGCTGAACCTGAATGAAAAGTACGCCTGGATCTTCATCGGCTTTCATTCGTTCGCCGAAATCAGCGATGCGGAGGCGCAAGCCGCGACCCTGCACGGGATCGCCCGCCATCTGCTGCCCGGCGGCGTTTTCACTCTCTCGCTGCAAAACCCCATCGTGCGCGGACCGCAACTCGACGGTCGATGGAAAGAACTGGGGGTTTTTCAGTTGGCGGGGGAAAACAAGGTGCGGGTCTCCGGCGCCTGGAAATTCGATTCACCGACCGGGCTGGTGACCGGGGCGCAGCACTACCAGGAAATCTTGCCGAACGGCGGGATCGTCGCCGAGCAGGAAATTCCGATTCATTTCCGTCTGCTTGGCGCCGGCGATTTCGAGCGGATGGCCGCGGCGGCGGGCTTTCGCGTTCTGGACCGCTGGGGCGATTACAACCGTTCGCCGTTCGACGAGCGGCAAAGCCCGTTCATGATTTACAATTTGTCGCTTTCGCCGAGAACATAA
- a CDS encoding GNAT family N-acetyltransferase yields MNDLVIRRAENGDLPRLVAHNLAMAEETEGKILDAARVSDGTRAVLGDERKGFYLLARRGDAVIGQLMITYEWSDWRNGVFWWIQSVYVVPAERRQGVYRALYAHVSAMARKTENVCGVRLYVEKENRSAQETYRALGMNRTDYLLFEVDYVLGESDKL; encoded by the coding sequence ATGAACGACTTGGTGATTCGACGCGCGGAAAACGGCGATCTGCCGCGCCTGGTGGCGCACAACCTGGCGATGGCCGAGGAAACCGAGGGCAAGATCTTGGACGCCGCGCGCGTGTCCGACGGAACGCGGGCGGTATTGGGGGACGAGCGTAAGGGCTTTTACCTGTTGGCGAGGCGCGGCGACGCGGTGATCGGCCAACTGATGATCACCTACGAATGGAGCGACTGGCGCAACGGCGTTTTTTGGTGGATTCAATCGGTCTATGTCGTTCCCGCGGAACGCCGGCAGGGAGTCTATCGGGCTTTGTATGCGCACGTTTCCGCCATGGCCCGGAAGACCGAGAATGTTTGCGGGGTCCGGCTTTATGTCGAAAAAGAAAATCGTTCCGCGCAAGAAACCTACCGGGCGCTCGGTATGAACCGGACGGATTATCTGCTTTTTGAAGTAGATTATGTTCTCGGCGAAAGCGACAAATTGTAA
- a CDS encoding (Fe-S)-binding protein, whose translation MEETNKQELIKTLAARLNRAVRMYLDNCTRCGVCIESCHAYASMPDIKYSPVGRAQNIRRLYEKYFKGMGKIAPWLSEAVEFSDDCMQKVYDTAYTCTGCRRCVTYCPFGIDTQQIQSIAKQLLIVADQEPKILSMLADMSVAKGENIEATKDSFATAVHNLEAEVLERWRSEAGQEAIPLDVQDANVLYVALAGKHSIIPAAAIMNAAGEKWSLSYYEAVNFGAFVGNPAKTKQIADRIIEEAKRLRIKEVAICECGTAYRVMKYMTGEHSFKVISFVELIARYLKEGRIKLDKSKIKGKLTYHDPCQLARNGGVYEDPRYILSQLTNDFVEMTPNRQDNWCCGGGGGLVAMGEKDFRMKSAKVKAEQFQATGASVLATACENCHTQLTDLAEHYQTGVQVYFLSDLVSQALVQK comes from the coding sequence ATGGAAGAAACCAACAAACAGGAACTGATCAAAACCCTGGCCGCGCGCCTCAATCGCGCGGTGCGGATGTACCTGGACAACTGCACCCGCTGCGGCGTGTGCATCGAATCCTGCCATGCCTACGCGTCCATGCCCGACATCAAGTATTCGCCGGTGGGCCGGGCCCAGAATATCCGCCGCCTGTACGAAAAATACTTCAAAGGCATGGGGAAAATCGCGCCCTGGCTGAGCGAAGCGGTCGAATTCTCCGACGACTGCATGCAGAAGGTCTATGACACCGCTTACACCTGCACGGGCTGCCGGCGCTGCGTGACCTACTGCCCGTTCGGCATCGACACCCAGCAGATTCAGTCGATCGCCAAGCAACTGCTGATTGTCGCCGATCAGGAACCGAAGATTCTCTCGATGTTGGCCGATATGTCGGTCGCCAAAGGCGAAAATATCGAGGCGACGAAGGATTCGTTCGCGACGGCCGTTCATAACCTCGAGGCGGAAGTGTTGGAACGGTGGCGTAGTGAAGCCGGGCAAGAGGCGATTCCGCTCGACGTCCAGGACGCCAACGTGCTCTATGTGGCGCTGGCCGGGAAGCATTCGATCATTCCCGCGGCCGCCATCATGAACGCCGCCGGTGAAAAGTGGTCGTTATCGTATTATGAGGCGGTGAATTTCGGCGCGTTCGTCGGCAACCCGGCCAAGACCAAGCAGATCGCCGATCGCATCATCGAGGAAGCCAAACGGCTGCGTATCAAGGAAGTGGCAATCTGCGAATGCGGCACCGCGTACCGGGTGATGAAGTACATGACCGGCGAGCATTCGTTCAAGGTCATCTCCTTCGTTGAGTTGATCGCCCGGTATTTGAAAGAAGGCCGGATCAAGCTGGACAAAAGCAAGATCAAAGGCAAGTTGACCTATCACGATCCCTGCCAGTTGGCGCGCAACGGCGGTGTCTATGAGGATCCGCGCTACATCCTTTCGCAACTGACAAACGATTTCGTCGAGATGACGCCCAATCGCCAGGACAACTGGTGTTGCGGCGGCGGCGGCGGATTGGTCGCGATGGGCGAAAAGGACTTCCGGATGAAATCGGCCAAGGTGAAAGCCGAGCAGTTCCAGGCCACCGGCGCGTCGGTGCTGGCCACGGCCTGCGAAAACTGCCATACTCAGCTTACCGATCTGGCGGAGCATTATCAGACCGGAGTCCAGGTATATTTTCTCTCCGACCTCGTGTCGCAGGCTTTGGTCCAGAAGTAA